Below is a genomic region from Myxococcus fulvus.
TCATCGAGCGGGCGGTGCACATGCTGGGCGTTGGCCTCGCATCGGCCATCAACCTGCTGGATGTGGAGGCCGTCATCCTGGGCGGAGGGTTGGGTTCACGCCTGGGCGCCGAGTACGCCGGGCGGATTCACGAGGCCATGAGCCCCCATGTCTTCATGACGGAGCGACAGCCCCCGGTGCTGGTCGCGGAGCTGGGTGAATTGTCGGGCGCGATTGGCGCGGCGCTGCTGGTCGAGCCTGATGTGACGTAGTCGGTACCCGTTCGATTCGGGTTGAGCGACGCGGGCAAGGCGATCGCCGCGGGTGCGTGGACACTGCTTCGCCTCTCCGGGCAGGATCACGTCGCGCGGATGGGCCGCGTGAAGGCGCGACGTGGGGGGACCATGTACAGCAAGGACGTCTTCTCGACGGTCGCTCTTTCGGGCGGGGTGCTGCTCGGATTGGTGGGGCTTCTGGGCGGGCGCTTGTTATCAGGGGCGGCCGTCCTGGGGCGCTGGCCCGTGGGACGGCGGGAGTGGGGGCAGTGCATGCTCCTGCTCGGGGGCGTGAAGCCTCGCCGCATCAAGCTGCTCAGCTTCGTGTGGTTCTTCGTGTGCGCGTTCCTCGCGTTCGCGTTCATCATCGCGGTGATGCTCTACGGCAAGCGGACGTACGGCTGGCCGTGAGCGCCGATTCTGGAGAAGGGGGTCAGCGACAGATGGGCATCTTCCGAATCCACATCGAACGGGTCCTCCAGTCCTCGGAGGTGCGGGAGCAGACGGAGGCCCGATTGGCGGGCTGGGTGGGACCCTTCAAGGTCTCGACGGGCCCGAGCTCTTCAGCTGGAGGCGGGTGGTATCGCGGGCGCAGGGACGGCGCGCGTCTCCTCGTCAGGCGCGACATTCCGCTGGGGGAGTACCTGGTGACGCGGATGGGGAAGCAGATCTCGTCCCACTTGGAGGTGCTGGCGGATGGACGGGTGCGCCTCGTGACATGGCTCGGCGCGATGGCGGTGGTGCGTTGCCTTCTGGGCTCGCTGTCGGGCGCGGCCGGGGTCCTCCTGAAGTTTGGTGTGACGCCTGCGTCGTGGGGTGTGGTGGCGGTGATTGCTCTGGGAGTGACCTGGTTCTTCTATTCAGGAGGCCAGCGGGTCCACCAGGAGTCGGACGCGCTGACGACGGCACTGGAGCATTTGATTCAGTAGGGAGTGGGCGAAATGGATGCCAGAACCCTGATGACCTTTCTTGCGTTCTCGGGAGGGACTGCAATCGGCCTGATAGGCATTGCGGGGATGCGTGTCCTGGCCGCGGTCGCCGTCACGGGCCAATGGCCGAGGAAGCGCAGCGACTGGGTGGAGTATGTGGTTTTCGTGACGGGCCCGGTTCGCCGTCCGCGCTTCCAGCTCTACTCGATACTCTGGTTCCTGGGATGCGGCGCGGCCTCGATGGTCTTTATCGTGGGCGTGATGCTGTTGGGGCGATGGCTGGGTCAGACTGGTCTGGATTGAACCCGAGGCTCCGCGTGGGGCTTCACGGATTTGAGACGGATGCAGGGGTGCTCGACGAGTCGCCAGGACAAGACGGCGAGCAGGAGCGTGGGGAGGAACGCCAGGGCTGCGTTCCACCACCACGGTGTGGCGCCGTTCATCAGCGCCGCCACCGCTTGCTGCACGGGGAACGCGTAGATGTAGAGCCCGTACGAGAAGTCCCCGTAGCGCCCGAAGCTCGCGAGCCGGCTCGGGAGGAACGCGAGGTAGACCACCAGGTACGCGCCACACGAGCCCATGGCGATGGACAGGCCCTTGCCCAGCAGTGACGTGGCCACGAGCACCAGCACACAGCCCATCGCAATCCAAGGGCTCATCCTCACGCGCTCGCGCCAGAGGTAGAGCACCAGCCCGCCTCCGAAGGCGAGCCCCAGGTTCGGCCAGAATCCCAGCCGTCCGATGTGCAGCAGCGACAACCCCGCGGTGACACACCACCCGACCAGCGCCAATTCCTTGCGCAAGAGCCTCGTGACGCCCAGGCCCAGCACGAGCAGGTAGAAGCCCACCTCGTACTTCAGCGTCCACAGCGAGCCATTGACGGCTCCCGGGTACACGTTCCCCTCGAACACCCCGGGCAACATCCACTGCGGATTCACCAGGGTGAAGTTGCGCAGGATGAACGTGTACGTGTCCTTCGACGAGAAGTACTCCGCCAGCGGGGACGTGGTGAACACGGCGCCGAGCACGAAGGCGGTCAGCAGCAGCGACACCGCGAGCCCGGGGAAGATTCGCAGCGTGCGCGCCAGGAGGTAGCCTCGAACGTCGGGCCTGCGCTCCCAGCTCCGCGTGATGAGCACGCCGCTGATGATCAGGAACACCGCCACGCAGACCAACCCGAGCGAGAGCTGTCCGCGCGTGAAGTCCATCAATGGCTCGGGAGCCTTCGCCGCGCCCTCGCCCAACGGGAACGCGTGGCTGACGATGACGCCCGTGGCCGCGGCGAAGCGCAGGAAGTCCAGGTTGTTCTCCCGGCCTTCGAGACACTCACTCAAGGTGCGACGTGACCGGAGCGCCATGAGCGTCAATCAGCGCGACTCGTGCAGCTGCGCATACGGGCCCTGCACCTGCGCCCATCGACTCGCCAGCACGAACAACACCTCGCGCACCGAGTCTCCCCGGAGCGCCAGCGCCGGGCTCGCGAGCCCCGCTCCCACCAGCCGCGCGCACTCCTTCAGTCGGGAGAGCGCTCCCATGCGTCGCCCCAGGTAGCGCGCCTCGAGCGTCTTCTCGCTGCGCACCACCCCCATGATGAGCCGGATGAAGTAGCGCGTCTCGAAGCGGGTGCTCGGGATGACGTGCCACACCTTCAGCGTGGGCCCGTAGATGCGACGGTGGCCCGCCTTGCCCAGCAGGTACCCGAGCTCGATGTCCTCGCCGCTCACCATCAACTTCCCCAGCCGGCCCGGCATGAGTCGCTCCGGCGTCCGCCAGGGGACCGCGTCCAGAATCGCCGAGCGGCGCATCCACAGCCCCGCGCCAATCGTCGGCGCGAGCGTCGCCTCCGCTCCGAAGTCGATGAGCGCATCCCCCATCCGGTGGTTGATGGCCAGCAGATGCTCGCGCCGGGAGATGCTCGGCGGAGGCGGCGTCTCGTACCGGGGATAGATGCGCGACACCACCATGCCGACGCCCGCGTCCTCGAAGTGCGCAAGCCCGTCGGCGATGAAGTTCGGCTCGGGGATGTTGTCGTCATCCAGGAAGCAGATGACCTCGCGCCGCGCGTTGTGGATTCCGCACAGGCGCGCGAAGAGCAACCCCTGGCGAGGCTCGGGGACCACGCGCACGTCCACGCCCCGGCGACGCAGCTCCGCGACGGACGCGCTCTCCTCCACCACGCGCGCCGTGCTGTCCGAGGAGTTGTTGTCCACCACCACCACCTCGAAGCACCCGCTCGGCGCCTGCTGCTCGACCAGTGCCTGCAGCGGCGCCTCCACGCGCCGGGCTCCGTTGTACGTGGGGATGACCACCGTGACGCCCGGCGAGCTCATGGACGCGCCTCGGCCTCACGAGGACGCGCCCAGAGCAGCCCGTTCACCTCGCTGCTCCAGATGCCTTGCGTGACTTCGTACCCCAGCGCCGCGAGCCGCTGCTCGCACCAGACCTTGCCGTCCGGCCGCTCCCGCGTCCGATGCCACTCCATGATGAGCGTGCGGATTTTCAGGCGCGCGAACCGAGGGTCCTCCAGCAGCGCGTACTCCCCGCCCTCGATGTCCATCTTGAGCAGGTCGATGGGCTCGTCGCCGACGGCCTCGAAGAAGTCGATCAGCGGCACGCGGAGCGAGCGCCCTTGCGTCGCATCCACGATGGTGGACGCGCTCTCCGCATCGAGCAGGCCCACCTCGCCCGCGCTCACGCCCGCCGCCGCGCGGTGCAGGGACACTCGGGGTGTCAGCGAGTTGAGTGCCAGGTTTCGCTCCAGCATCGCCAGATGAACGGGGTGCGGCTCGAAGGCGACGACGTGCGCGCGCGGGTAGTGCTTCGCCCAGAACAGCAGCGAGTGCCCACAGTTCGCCCCGACATCGACGATGCGCAGCGTGGTGTCCGACCGCACTGAGAACGGGGGACGATAGACCTCCGCGACGAACATCTCGTACGCCGTGGCCAGGTCTTCGGCGGGCGGCGGCCGCAGGGAGAGCCTCTCCCCCGAGCGCAGCTTCACCGTCACCTCACGCCCCAGCGGCAGCGCCCGCCAGGCGAGATACCGGAGCTGGCTCAGCGGCGTCAGGTGGTCCCTCAGTCGTTGCATGGCATTCCTACGGAGACAAGACGCCGGGCGGGAGCGCCCCTCGGGTCAACAGCCAGTCTCGCAGCTTGAGGCAGGGTTTCTCCACCGCGACGTAGGTCACCCACGAAACGCCCAACGTCAGGGCGAGGTACGCGAGGAGGTCCAGCCCCCACGCGCCCAGGCGGAGGTCCAGCCTCTCCACCACTCGCAGCACGAGCCCGTGCCAGAGATACGCGCCATAGGAGAGCAGCGCGATTTGATAGACGGCCCAGCGCGGAGCCCGGGGGAGCTGGAGCGACTCGAGGCCCACGAGCACCCCGCCGAAGCCCACCGCCAGTCCGGCGAACAGCCAGACGTGGTTCGTCGTCGTCACGATGGCGCCGTAGTGCCCCACCGTCAGCGCCAGCACGCCCACGCCCGCTAGGCCACACATCATGCGTCCACGCGGCGACCAGCTCCGCCATGTGGGCGCGGTCTTCGCCAGGAAGACGCCGATGCCCAGCCCGTCCAGGTGCAGCTCGGTGGACCAGGGCGCGAGCGTGTCCAGGCTCGACATCGTGACGTCCGCCGGCAGGCCGCGCGAGAAGAGCCAGCGCGCCGCGACGCTCAACACCACCGAACCCAGCCATGCCCACGCGGGCCAGCGTCGCCCACCCAGCGCGAACGCGAGCAGCGGCAGCACCAGGTAGAAGTGCTCCTCCACGCACAAGGACCAGCTCTGCACGAAGTCGCGCGGATGCCCGAAGTTCTGGAGGAACAGCGCGTAGTGCCAGCCGCCTCCAACGAAGGGTGTGCCCACCAGCCACGGCTTGAGCGCGTAGAGCGCCAGCACCACGAAGTACAGCGGCAGGGTGCGCATCCAGCGCTTCAGCCAGAAGGTGCGCAGCTGGACGCCCAACGTGGGCCCTTCCTCCGTGGCGAAGACCTGCCGACCCACGAGGTAGCCCGAGAGGACGAAGAACAGGTCCACGCCCATCCACCCATGCGCGAACGCGAAGCGCACCGCGTACGGCACGGCGTCATGCACCGCCGCGGGCGCATGGAACACCAGCACGCCGAGGATGGCGAAGGCCCGCAGCACATCCAGCCCATCCATGCGCCGCGTGGACGCGAGCACGCCACTCAACGGATTGCTCCCGACGGCGGGGGCCCGTGGGCTTGTAGGCGGATGGATGTCCGGGGAGGCATGCGCAAGAGGTGGGCGCATTGTGTCCCCCGACGCGAAGGCGTCAACAGCGGACGACGAAGGGCCTGCCAGCAGGGCCGGCCTCTCGCATTCTCCGCCGACGAGGAATCGGTTCCGTTCGAGGTCAACAATGACACGCCACAGCCCGCATGGTTGCTCGGCGAGGGACGACTCGTGCGACATCCGGGTGTCGCACAACGACATTCATTGACGCGCCGTGACGCTCACCGTCAGCATGACGAAGGCGGCCCATCTCGATGATCACCTTCTTTGTTGCCTTCCTCGTCTCGCTGATGGTCGCCCTGGGGCTCACGTACGTCGTGCGCAACCAGGCGCTGGCCTGGGGCTGGCTCGACCAGGCCAATTCCAGTCGCAAGGTCCACGTGCGGCCCATTCCCCGGCTCGGGGGAATCGGAATCGTCGCGGGCTTCTTCGCGCCCCTGTGCGCGCTGTTCCTGGTGGACTC
It encodes:
- a CDS encoding acyltransferase family protein; translation: MSECLEGRENNLDFLRFAAATGVIVSHAFPLGEGAAKAPEPLMDFTRGQLSLGLVCVAVFLIISGVLITRSWERRPDVRGYLLARTLRIFPGLAVSLLLTAFVLGAVFTTSPLAEYFSSKDTYTFILRNFTLVNPQWMLPGVFEGNVYPGAVNGSLWTLKYEVGFYLLVLGLGVTRLLRKELALVGWCVTAGLSLLHIGRLGFWPNLGLAFGGGLVLYLWRERVRMSPWIAMGCVLVLVATSLLGKGLSIAMGSCGAYLVVYLAFLPSRLASFGRYGDFSYGLYIYAFPVQQAVAALMNGATPWWWNAALAFLPTLLLAVLSWRLVEHPCIRLKSVKPHAEPRVQSRPV
- a CDS encoding glycosyltransferase codes for the protein MSSPGVTVVIPTYNGARRVEAPLQALVEQQAPSGCFEVVVVDNNSSDSTARVVEESASVAELRRRGVDVRVVPEPRQGLLFARLCGIHNARREVICFLDDDNIPEPNFIADGLAHFEDAGVGMVVSRIYPRYETPPPPSISRREHLLAINHRMGDALIDFGAEATLAPTIGAGLWMRRSAILDAVPWRTPERLMPGRLGKLMVSGEDIELGYLLGKAGHRRIYGPTLKVWHVIPSTRFETRYFIRLIMGVVRSEKTLEARYLGRRMGALSRLKECARLVGAGLASPALALRGDSVREVLFVLASRWAQVQGPYAQLHESR
- a CDS encoding FkbM family methyltransferase → MQRLRDHLTPLSQLRYLAWRALPLGREVTVKLRSGERLSLRPPPAEDLATAYEMFVAEVYRPPFSVRSDTTLRIVDVGANCGHSLLFWAKHYPRAHVVAFEPHPVHLAMLERNLALNSLTPRVSLHRAAAGVSAGEVGLLDAESASTIVDATQGRSLRVPLIDFFEAVGDEPIDLLKMDIEGGEYALLEDPRFARLKIRTLIMEWHRTRERPDGKVWCEQRLAALGYEVTQGIWSSEVNGLLWARPREAEARP
- a CDS encoding acyltransferase family protein, with translation MLASTRRMDGLDVLRAFAILGVLVFHAPAAVHDAVPYAVRFAFAHGWMGVDLFFVLSGYLVGRQVFATEEGPTLGVQLRTFWLKRWMRTLPLYFVVLALYALKPWLVGTPFVGGGWHYALFLQNFGHPRDFVQSWSLCVEEHFYLVLPLLAFALGGRRWPAWAWLGSVVLSVAARWLFSRGLPADVTMSSLDTLAPWSTELHLDGLGIGVFLAKTAPTWRSWSPRGRMMCGLAGVGVLALTVGHYGAIVTTTNHVWLFAGLAVGFGGVLVGLESLQLPRAPRWAVYQIALLSYGAYLWHGLVLRVVERLDLRLGAWGLDLLAYLALTLGVSWVTYVAVEKPCLKLRDWLLTRGALPPGVLSP